Within Aquipuribacter hungaricus, the genomic segment CGGAGCGTGCCCTGGCTCCAGCTGCTCCTCCCCCTGGGCTTCGTCGGCCTCGGTGCCTTCGCCCTGGTCGACGCCTCCCGGATCGTCGTCCCGCAGACCGCGGGCTCGGTCGGCCCGCGCGCGTTCCCCTACGCGGTCGGCGCGGTGCTCGTGCTCGCCGGCCTGGCCGTCGTGGTCGACGTGCTGCGCGGCCACCGCGGCGAGGTCGAGGCCGGCGAGGACGTCGACGCCGACCGCTCGGTCGACTGGCGCACGGTCGGCGGCATGACGCTGGCCTTCGTCCTGCTGGTCGTGCTCGTCGAGCCGGCCGGCTGGCCGGTCGCGGGGACGGTCCTGTTCACCGGCACGGCGTTCGCGCTCGGCGCCCGGCCCTGGTGGCGCGCGGCGCTCATCGGTGCCGTGCTCGCCGTCCTCGTGCACGTGCTGTTCACCCAGTACCTCGGGCTGTTCCTGCCCGCGGGTCCGCTGGAGGGGGTGCCCGGCTTTGGGTGACGTCGGCCTGCTCATGAACGGCTTCGCCACCGCGCTGCAGCCGCAGTACCTGCTCTACGCGGTCATCGGCGTCGTGCTCGGCACCGCCGTCGGCGTCCTGCCGGGGATCGGGCCGGCCATGACGGTC encodes:
- a CDS encoding tripartite tricarboxylate transporter TctB family protein, which encodes MSTVPATGAGHAVTTRRSVPWLQLLLPLGFVGLGAFALVDASRIVVPQTAGSVGPRAFPYAVGAVLVLAGLAVVVDVLRGHRGEVEAGEDVDADRSVDWRTVGGMTLAFVLLVVLVEPAGWPVAGTVLFTGTAFALGARPWWRAALIGAVLAVLVHVLFTQYLGLFLPAGPLEGVPGFG